From Priestia filamentosa, a single genomic window includes:
- a CDS encoding aspartate aminotransferase family protein has translation MTKGQENGLLSESTQTSATLFKKACKVIPGGVTANIKYFNPHPIMMEKGKGSKLFDVDGNEYIDYLLCYGALILGHGHHKVFEAVTKQMMESGTTIFGTPHKMETTMAEKLIELYPGIEMVRYTNSGLEATLLAIRTAVAYTGKQKIAKFEGHYHGGYDQVLVSVNPDMDRAGEPSAPKAVGESRGLPDYYLKNTVILPFNNLDATEKILRDHAHELAGVILEPIQGGFIPANQDFMTGLRKITEKLNIVLIFDEVKTGFRLSLGGAQKIYGIKPDITALGKVLGGGFPIGAIGGKKEMMMISSARDGRDILTAGAENTDKQDPLYHSGTYNGHPTILSAGLATINVLEQEGTMDKLFARTQLLRKQLEEIYKSYGLTMQTLGMGSIFNIILGEGDIRNYRDMSKTNTKLRKQIDYELLKLGIYTKPLNRYSMSVVHTEEDVHRTVAAHDEAIKRVLNK, from the coding sequence TTGACGAAAGGTCAAGAAAATGGATTGTTATCCGAAAGCACGCAAACATCAGCAACTCTATTTAAAAAAGCATGTAAAGTAATTCCTGGTGGAGTGACAGCAAATATTAAATATTTTAATCCTCATCCAATAATGATGGAAAAAGGAAAAGGAAGTAAGCTCTTTGATGTAGATGGAAATGAATACATTGATTACTTATTATGTTATGGTGCTCTTATTTTAGGCCATGGTCATCATAAAGTATTTGAAGCTGTAACAAAGCAAATGATGGAATCTGGTACAACTATCTTCGGTACACCACACAAAATGGAAACAACGATGGCCGAAAAATTAATTGAGTTATATCCAGGTATTGAAATGGTTCGCTATACAAACTCAGGATTAGAAGCAACACTTTTAGCTATTCGTACGGCTGTTGCCTACACAGGTAAACAGAAAATTGCAAAATTTGAAGGGCATTATCATGGCGGCTATGATCAAGTACTTGTAAGTGTTAATCCTGATATGGATAGAGCTGGGGAACCATCAGCTCCTAAAGCAGTAGGTGAATCAAGAGGATTACCAGATTACTATCTTAAAAATACAGTTATTCTCCCATTTAATAATTTAGACGCAACAGAGAAAATTCTAAGAGATCACGCACATGAATTAGCAGGTGTTATTCTAGAACCAATTCAAGGTGGTTTTATCCCTGCTAATCAAGATTTTATGACAGGTCTTCGCAAAATTACAGAAAAGCTGAATATTGTATTAATCTTCGACGAAGTAAAAACTGGGTTTAGATTATCACTTGGTGGTGCACAAAAAATTTATGGGATTAAACCAGATATTACAGCTTTAGGAAAAGTTCTTGGTGGTGGTTTCCCTATAGGAGCTATTGGTGGGAAGAAAGAGATGATGATGATTAGTTCTGCTAGAGATGGTCGCGACATTTTAACAGCAGGTGCAGAAAATACCGATAAACAAGACCCTCTATATCATAGTGGAACATACAATGGTCATCCAACTATACTTTCAGCAGGATTAGCAACGATTAATGTACTAGAACAAGAAGGTACAATGGACAAATTATTTGCAAGAACTCAATTACTAAGAAAACAGTTAGAGGAAATCTATAAATCTTATGGATTAACTATGCAAACACTTGGCATGGGGAGTATTTTTAATATTATCCTTGGTGAAGGAGATATAAGAAATTATCGTGATATGAGCAAAACTAATACAAAATTACGAAAACAAATTGATTATGAATTGTTGAAGTTAGGTATTTATACAAAACCACTTAATCGCTACTCAATGTCAGTAGTGCACACTGAAGAAGATGTACATCGTACAGTAGCAGCTCATGATGAAGCCATCAAACGTGTTTTAAATAAATAA
- a CDS encoding MurR/RpiR family transcriptional regulator: protein MENIYIHIAEQMPSMSKANMKIAKYILENPNTVPFLTADKLAKITKVSHATVVRFATFLGCSGYPELQQYIQNSAQQQLTTTDRLKISKEVYNDEDQGIYDIFLDDISNIKSTFEKLDIDMFKQAVDRLIQAKRVYIVANRSATALGVFLQYYFQFLLDKVELIHSIETVSERLYDLNKDDVVIGISFARYTKSTIQVLEYAKEREASTIAITDNLLSPLIPYADMPLTASSQMPTFIDSFVAPLSLINALIISVGRGREEKFQNKLESLEEIWEKFDIFYKK from the coding sequence ATGGAAAATATATATATACACATCGCAGAGCAAATGCCTAGTATGAGTAAGGCAAATATGAAAATAGCTAAATATATTTTAGAAAACCCTAATACAGTTCCCTTTTTAACCGCAGATAAATTAGCAAAAATCACAAAAGTTAGCCATGCCACTGTTGTACGGTTTGCCACTTTTTTAGGTTGTTCTGGTTATCCAGAGTTACAACAATATATACAAAATTCTGCGCAACAACAGTTGACAACAACCGATAGATTAAAAATTTCTAAAGAGGTTTACAATGATGAAGACCAAGGAATATATGATATCTTTTTAGATGATATCTCAAACATAAAATCAACTTTTGAGAAATTGGACATCGATATGTTTAAACAAGCAGTAGACAGGCTTATACAGGCTAAAAGAGTGTATATTGTAGCGAATCGAAGCGCTACAGCCTTAGGCGTATTTTTACAATACTACTTTCAATTTCTCTTAGATAAAGTTGAGCTGATACACTCAATAGAAACAGTGTCAGAGCGTTTGTATGATTTGAATAAGGATGATGTAGTTATTGGCATTAGCTTTGCGAGATATACGAAAAGCACCATACAAGTTCTAGAGTACGCCAAAGAAAGAGAAGCTTCTACTATAGCAATAACAGATAATCTTTTATCACCTCTTATCCCATACGCAGACATGCCATTAACAGCATCGAGTCAGATGCCTACTTTTATCGATTCATTTGTGGCACCCCTTAGTTTAATAAATGCCCTTATTATATCAGTAGGGAGAGGAAGAGAAGAAAAATTCCAAAATAAATTAGAATCTCTTGAAGAAATATGGGAGAAATTCGATATTTTCTATAAAAAATAA
- a CDS encoding DUF2089 family protein: protein MERGEIPSWVLALDKESLEFIRKFILNSGSLKNMSSLYDVSYPTVRAKLDRLIKKIEVHSQEEDVEFVNMIKGFVIDERLSLDVAKIIIEKYKTEKDV, encoded by the coding sequence ATGGAAAGAGGAGAAATTCCTTCATGGGTTCTTGCATTAGATAAAGAGTCTTTAGAATTTATTAGGAAATTTATTTTGAATTCAGGCTCGTTAAAAAACATGTCTAGTCTCTATGATGTTTCTTATCCAACTGTACGAGCAAAACTAGATCGTTTAATAAAAAAAATTGAAGTGCATAGTCAAGAGGAAGATGTAGAATTTGTAAATATGATTAAGGGTTTTGTTATTGATGAACGTTTGAGCCTCGATGTGGCTAAAATCATTATTGAAAAATATAAAACAGAAAAGGATGTTTAA
- a CDS encoding SHOCT-like domain-containing protein — MKDEISRVLTLVEEGKIDKEKASELINILQGKDQPELVTINKEVPYGNKMLKIRVSSEEGDNVNVNLPINLVKAVLKVGTNIAEKIPEAEKYVKDINIDLLIEAIENELDGQIVDITSSKGDKVFVVIE; from the coding sequence ATGAAGGACGAAATTTCGAGAGTCTTAACGCTGGTGGAGGAAGGAAAGATTGATAAGGAAAAAGCAAGTGAATTAATTAATATTTTACAAGGTAAAGATCAGCCAGAGCTAGTGACAATAAATAAAGAAGTCCCATATGGAAATAAAATGTTAAAGATTCGTGTGAGCTCTGAAGAAGGAGATAATGTAAATGTGAATTTACCAATTAATCTGGTAAAGGCTGTTTTGAAAGTAGGGACAAACATTGCTGAAAAAATACCTGAGGCAGAAAAATATGTAAAAGATATTAACATTGACCTGCTCATTGAAGCAATTGAAAATGAATTGGACGGACAGATTGTTGACATCACCTCATCCAAGGGTGATAAAGTCTTCGTGGTGATTGAGTAA
- a CDS encoding DUF2089 domain-containing protein: MAYPLLTNCPVCTKALKITKLQCNHCQTTVENEFEVSRLAALGQEQLHFIEIFLKCRGNIKEVEKELGISYPTVRGKLDEIISTLGYSSQKKPEVDKKKIVSLLEKGEITAEKAIQLLKEGEV; encoded by the coding sequence ATGGCATATCCTTTACTCACTAATTGCCCGGTTTGCACGAAGGCGCTTAAAATTACTAAGCTACAGTGTAACCATTGCCAGACAACGGTAGAAAACGAATTTGAAGTTTCAAGACTGGCGGCTCTCGGTCAGGAACAGCTGCATTTTATTGAAATTTTTCTTAAATGTCGTGGAAATATAAAAGAAGTCGAGAAGGAACTTGGAATTTCCTATCCGACTGTCAGAGGAAAATTAGATGAAATTATCTCTACCCTGGGATATTCCTCTCAAAAGAAACCGGAAGTAGATAAGAAAAAAATTGTATCGCTATTGGAAAAAGGCGAAATTACGGCAGAGAAAGCCATTCAGTTATTAAAAGAGGGGGAAGTATAA
- a CDS encoding YeiH family protein — protein MLLRTEVKKLSSFALWFVGIGFTFIIALMGYGLAKVPGFNHVGQLACAIVIAVIYRQMWGYPESIRSGVEFSSKRLLRFAIILFGLKLNIDVVIHQGLGLLVRDVGTIVFSIFLTVLIAKWLKADASLSLLLGIGTGVCGAAAIAAVSPILKAKEKDTAIGAGIIALVGTIFAIGYTILRPYIGLTDVQYGIWAGVGLHEIAHVALAAAPGGRDALAIGLLAKLGRVFLLVPLSFILMYWMKRTGKVQEDTKIEFPWFLIGFIMMSVFGSYVLGKYIIISKNIMNDISGLTTFILTMAMVGLGLNVSLKDLRTKAFKPLIAMFITSILLSFFTFLIM, from the coding sequence ATGTTATTACGCACAGAAGTTAAGAAACTCTCTTCTTTTGCCTTATGGTTTGTGGGCATTGGGTTTACTTTTATTATTGCATTAATGGGGTATGGATTGGCTAAAGTTCCTGGTTTTAATCACGTTGGGCAACTTGCCTGTGCTATTGTGATTGCTGTAATTTACCGTCAGATGTGGGGGTATCCTGAAAGTATACGCTCAGGAGTTGAATTTTCTTCCAAGAGACTATTACGTTTTGCTATTATTTTATTTGGTTTAAAGTTAAATATTGATGTAGTCATTCATCAGGGATTAGGTCTACTAGTCCGAGATGTAGGAACCATTGTTTTTTCAATTTTCTTAACAGTTTTAATTGCTAAATGGCTAAAGGCAGATGCTTCTTTATCTCTCCTTTTAGGAATTGGAACAGGAGTTTGTGGAGCAGCTGCTATCGCAGCCGTTTCTCCGATTTTGAAAGCAAAAGAAAAAGATACGGCTATAGGGGCTGGTATAATTGCTTTGGTAGGGACAATATTTGCTATTGGATATACAATTTTAAGACCTTATATCGGATTGACAGATGTTCAATATGGCATTTGGGCAGGGGTTGGACTACATGAAATTGCACATGTAGCTTTAGCCGCAGCTCCTGGTGGACGCGATGCTTTAGCAATAGGTCTATTAGCGAAATTAGGTCGGGTCTTCCTACTTGTTCCATTAAGTTTTATCTTAATGTATTGGATGAAACGTACGGGAAAAGTTCAGGAAGATACAAAAATTGAATTCCCTTGGTTTTTAATAGGATTCATTATGATGAGTGTTTTTGGAAGCTATGTTCTAGGAAAGTACATTATTATATCTAAGAATATTATGAATGATATTTCAGGTCTAACAACCTTTATTTTAACTATGGCTATGGTGGGATTAGGATTAAACGTAAGTTTAAAAGATCTCCGAACAAAAGCCTTTAAGCCACTGATTGCTATGTTTATCACCTCTATCTTACTATCGTTTTTTACATTCCTAATAATGTAG
- a CDS encoding acyl-CoA carboxylase subunit beta, translated as MDMKPLQQILEERVERIKKGGALKYHEKNTEQGKLFVRDRLKQLFDPGFELEDALFANCMAGELPADGVVTGMGKINGQVVCVMANDSTIKAGSWGSRTVEKIIRIQETAEKLRIPLIYLVDSAGARITDQVEMFPGRRGAGRIFYNQVKLSGKVPQICLLFGPSAAGGAYIPAFCDIVIMVDKNASMYLGSPRMAEMVIGEKVTLEEMGGARMHCSVSGCGDVLAKNEEEAISIARNYLSYFPANFSEKPPVHEAVAPKQMKKSLEELIPANQNSPFNMHDLINGIIDEGSFFEIKKLFATELITGLARMDGKPIGIIANQPRVKGGVLFHDSADKAAKFINLCDAYHIPLLFLVDVPGFMIGTKVERAGIIRHGAKMISAMAEATVPKISVIVRKAYGAGLYAMAGPAFEPDACLALPSASIAVMGPEAAVNAVYANKIAVLPEEEKAAFIAEKRAEYKEDIDIYRLASEMVIDGVIPANSLRDELTKRFEAYSSKYLIFSERKHPVYPV; from the coding sequence ATGGATATGAAACCTCTACAACAAATACTTGAAGAAAGAGTAGAAAGAATTAAAAAAGGGGGTGCTCTTAAGTATCATGAAAAAAACACAGAACAAGGAAAACTTTTTGTTCGGGACCGTTTAAAACAGTTATTCGATCCTGGCTTTGAACTGGAGGATGCGCTATTTGCAAACTGCATGGCGGGGGAACTTCCTGCCGATGGAGTTGTGACAGGAATGGGGAAGATTAATGGCCAGGTTGTTTGTGTGATGGCTAATGATTCAACTATTAAAGCAGGTTCCTGGGGATCACGGACGGTTGAAAAAATCATTCGAATTCAAGAAACAGCTGAGAAACTTCGCATACCACTAATTTATTTAGTAGATTCAGCAGGAGCAAGGATTACAGATCAGGTAGAAATGTTTCCTGGGCGTCGCGGGGCAGGCAGAATCTTTTACAATCAAGTGAAACTATCTGGAAAAGTACCGCAAATTTGTCTTCTGTTTGGTCCATCTGCCGCAGGTGGGGCTTATATCCCGGCATTTTGCGATATTGTTATCATGGTAGATAAAAATGCATCAATGTACCTTGGCTCACCACGGATGGCCGAAATGGTTATCGGGGAAAAAGTTACATTGGAAGAAATGGGCGGCGCTCGTATGCATTGTTCAGTATCAGGGTGCGGTGATGTACTCGCTAAAAATGAAGAGGAAGCTATTTCCATTGCCCGCAATTATCTTTCTTACTTTCCGGCAAATTTTTCAGAAAAGCCGCCAGTTCATGAGGCAGTAGCACCTAAACAAATGAAGAAATCATTGGAAGAGCTGATTCCGGCAAATCAAAACTCTCCCTTTAATATGCATGACCTTATTAATGGAATTATTGATGAAGGTTCTTTCTTTGAGATTAAGAAATTATTTGCTACCGAGCTTATTACAGGTCTTGCCCGTATGGACGGAAAACCGATCGGCATCATAGCTAATCAGCCTCGTGTAAAGGGTGGCGTGCTATTCCATGATAGTGCTGACAAAGCTGCGAAATTTATTAATCTTTGTGATGCATACCATATTCCGTTATTGTTCCTAGTTGATGTGCCTGGATTTATGATTGGCACAAAGGTAGAACGGGCAGGAATCATTCGACATGGTGCAAAAATGATTTCTGCGATGGCGGAGGCAACTGTGCCCAAGATATCTGTTATCGTTCGAAAGGCATACGGTGCAGGTCTATATGCAATGGCCGGCCCGGCGTTTGAACCCGATGCTTGTTTGGCTCTACCTTCCGCTTCAATTGCCGTGATGGGACCAGAAGCAGCCGTCAATGCTGTGTATGCCAACAAAATTGCTGTATTACCTGAAGAAGAGAAGGCTGCATTTATTGCTGAAAAGCGTGCGGAATATAAAGAAGATATTGATATTTACCGGCTTGCTTCAGAAATGGTTATTGATGGAGTCATTCCGGCAAACTCACTACGCGATGAGTTAACTAAACGCTTTGAAGCATATTCTTCAAAATACCTAATTTTTTCTGAGCGTAAGCACCCCGTCTATCCTGTATAA